In Paludibaculum fermentans, the genomic stretch CTGCTCACCGTGCCCGGCTGGGCCATTGACCAGAACAAGGAACCCTCCGAACAGGAAGTCCAGGAGATCATCAGCCGCTTCGCCGCCAAGGAAGCGGAGTTCCAGCAGGCCCGCGAGCGCTACACCTATCACCAGAAGTACCGCTTCGACGAACTCGGCTCGGGCGGCCGCTCGGCCGGCAAGCTGGAGATGGAGGCCGACATCGTCTTCACCGCCGACGGCAAGCGGACGGAACGGGTGACCTATGCCCCGATGAACACCCTGCAGATGGTGCAGTTCACGCCCGAGGACGAGCAGGACATCCGCAACGTCCAGCCTTTCGTACTGACCACCAAGGACTTGCCAAACTACAGCATCCGCTACCTGGGCCGCGAAAACGTGGATGAGATCACCTGTTTCAGCTTCGCCGTGAAACCGCGCAAGATGATCGAAGGCCAGCGCTACTTCGCCGGCCTCATCTGGGTGGACGACCGGGACATGCAGATCGTCAAAACCTACGGCCGCGGCACCGGCGTCGGTAAGCGCCTGACGAACCAGCGCTTCCCCAAGTTCGAAACTTACCGCGAGCAGATCGATGGCAAGTACTGGTTCCCCACCTACACCGTGTCGAACGATACCCTTAATTTCGAGTCCGGACCCGTGCCCATCAAGATGGTCCTAACTTATAAGGACTACAAGCAGTTCAAGGCCGAGTCCACCATCACGTTCGGCGACGTGGTGGACGAGAAAAAGGACGAGAAGAAAGCACCGCCGAAGCAGTAACGCGGCGTCTCAACCGGCGGGTGGTGCATCTCAGCCCTCGATTTGCGCCATTCGCCCAGCCTTCTGAACGGCTCGCTGTGGAATCCTACGACATTTTCGACGCATCGTGGATAATAGGCAGTAGAAAATGTCGGACCACGGCTTCCGGGCCCGCCGAGACTGGGCAGCTCTTAAACGCAGATTGCGCGAATTGAAGATGATCGCATGGGGCGCCGTCCATAAGGACCACCCCATCATGGCGCACATCATCCCGATTCGGCGCTGTAACCTCTCGTGCACCTACTGCAACGAATACGACGACTTCTCCAAGCCCGTTGACACCGAGGTGATGCTGCAACGCGTCGACGACCTCGGCCGCCTGGGCACCAGCATCATTACGATCAGCGGTGGAGAACCGTTGCTCCATCCCGAGCTCGACCAGATCATCCGCCGCATCCGCAATACCGGTGCGGTCACCGGGCTCATCACCAACGGCTACCTGCTCACGGCCGAGCGCATCCAGCGCCTCAACAACGCCGGGCTCGACCATATGCAGATCTCCATCGACAACGTCATGCCGGACGATGTGTCGAAGAAGAGCCTGAAGGTCCTCGATAAGAAGCTCCAGCTTCTGGCCCAGCACGCCATCTTCCACGTGAACATCAACTCCGTGGTCGGAGGCGGCATCAAGAACCCCGACGAAGCCCTGGTCATTGCCAAGCGCGCCATCCAGCTCGGCTTCTCGTCCACCATCGGCATCATCCACGATGGCGGCGGCCAGTTGAAGCCGCTGTCGCCCAAGGAACGCGAGATCTACCTCGCCGTGAAGGCCCTGGAAAAGCGCAACTTCTCGCAGTTGAGCTTCTTCCAGGAAAAGATCGCCAACGGGCAACCCAATGATTGGCGCTGCCGGGCCGGCGCCCGCTACATCTACGTCTGCGAAGACGGGCTCGTCCACTACTGCAGCCAGCAGCGCGGTTATCCCGCCAAGCCGCTCAGGGACTACACAGTCACCGACATCCGCCGCGAGTACAACACGGAAAAGGCCTGCTCGCCGCACTGTACGGTCAGTTGCGTCCACTACGTGTCTTACTTCGACTCCTGGCGTTCGCCCCAGACCCTGCCGGATACACGGCCTTTCGAGCAGCAGCCTGAGCAGCCTCTCGTACGCATCCAGTCAGCCAGCCGATGAACGTCCCCGAGACGTTTCCGGACTGCCGCGTCAGCACGGTCCGGAACGTTCTCCTGTGGGATGGCGAGTGCGGGTTTTGCGCGAGTTCAGTCGAGTGGCTCCATCGGCATAGCCAGCGTCCAGTAGCGGCACAACCAGTGCAATCGCTGCTTTCCGAACTACCCGAAACCGTCCGCGCGACCGCTCGCCAGCAGGTACTGTGGATCGGCGCCGGCGGAGAGATCCTGGGCGGCAGCCGGGCCGTTACCGCCGTGCTGCGCGCCTCCGGTCATCCGGCGGAAGCCGCCATTCTGCAGGCCTTTCAGCCGCTCACGCGGTGGGCCTATCGCCTCATCGCCCGCCACCGCGCCCGGCTTGGCGCGGCTGCCTGCAATCTGCCACCAGGCGCTTAACTGCGCAGTTCCAGCACGATCTCCCGGGCCACCCGCCGCGCCTCTTCCACCTGCGACGGTTCAAAGCTGATGGCGCCGACCCGCGGGTGCCCGCCGCCGCCGTAGCGCTCGCAAATCGTCGCCAGGTTGTGCGTCGGCTCCGCCGGAGCCCAGGGATTCGAACCCACGCTCACTTTTGTGCGGAAACTCGCCAGACTCACCGAAACAGTGTAGGTCGCCTGCGGAAACAGCGAATAGGGGACGAACTTGTTGTAGCCTTCCATGTCGTAGTCGGCCACGTCGAAGTAGATCACGCCGTCCGTGCAGTGGCCCAGCCGCCCAATCACGTCGATCGAGCGCACATGCCGTTCGTGCAGTGGCTGGAAAGTGGCGCAGATCTCCGGATCGGCCATAATCTCGGCCAGCTTCTTCGTCTGCATCATGCGGATGATGCGCTGCACCAGTTCAGACCCTTTCGAGGCCTCGATCACCAGCGTCAGCTTCATCGCCGGCTCGGCCATGGCCACGGCTTCGCCCGCGCTCTTATAGCAAGCCCCGTCGATGATGCCGGCCCAATGCACCAGTTCAGCGAGGTCCACCGCCTCATACCCGTAGGTCGTTCGCGCCACGTGAGCAATAAACTCAGTGCACGACCGGTAGGTCGGGTCGAAGTAAAACCGCCGCTGGTCTTTCTTCCCCTCGTAGTCCAACTGGTCGCTGTGCGAGAGAAACGCGCTCTGGTGGTGGTCGAACCACCAGCTCAGCCGGTCGTTATTGGAATACTTGAAGTCCACGATGGCGTTTTCGTCGCCATCGAACAAGGAATCCTCAAAGAGTTGAGAAGCCTTGTGCGCCATGCCCGTGTACGCAAACTCCGCTCCCGGATAAAAGCGCTCTCCCGTGAAACGACTGAAGAAAGCCGCCGAAGCCGCGCCGTCAAAACAATGATCGTGATATAGAACTCGAAGCTTCATGAATCCGCCTGTCGGACCCTCCCCAATCATGAATGTCCGATGAGAGGAAAGAGAAACCTTTCAGATTGCCTGAAAAGGTGGGGCCAATGCAAGTCGGGACCCCGGGCCGTCTACTTCAACACGGCCAGAACCGAGCTCCAATCGTCGGTCCAGACCGGAAAACCGTGCCCGGATTCGCCCGCTCGCGCCGGACCGTGCACCACCATCCAAACCGCGCCAAAGACGCCCGCCTCGGGCTGCGCCGAATTCGCCACCCGGCTGCAGTTGAGCCCCGCATCCGCCGCCAGCGCGCGCACCTCCGGCTCCAGGTCCAGGAACTGATTCGAGACGTGCAGCGCCAGCACGCCGTCTGGTTTCAAGTGCCGGCGGTACACCGTAAATGCCTCACGAGTCAATAGATGCGCCGGAATCGAGTCGCCCGAAAAAGCATCCACCAGCAGCAGGTCGAACCCCTGTGGGCTCTCCTCGGCCAGCGTCAACCGGGCATCGCCCTCCACCACTTCCACCGCGGCCTCGGTCCGGCGCAGGTAAGTGAAATCGCGCTTCGCGATCTCGATGACCAGCGGATTGATCTCGTAGAACCGGAACCGGTCCCCTGGACGGCCATACGCCGCCAAGGTGCCCGCGCCCAGCCCGATGACGCCCACATGCCGGGGTCCGCCGCTGCGCGACAACTCAAGCCCGGCTCCACTCATCCGGCCATAGTACGTCGTCGGCTCCATCTCACGGTCCACGCCCTGAAACTGCGTGCCGTGCGTCACCAGCCCGTTGAGCATCTTCCGCATGGGAGGACGTCCGGCCCGGGCGGGCTCGTCCAGGATCCGCAAACTGCCGTAGAAATTACGCCCCGCCTCCACCAGCCCGGAGTAGTACCCCGTGACCAGCGCCAGCGCCGGAGTCGCCGCCAGGACCGCCGCGATCGCAGCACCCTGCCGGACAAACCGCGAAAGCCGCCGCATCCGCCAGAAACACAGGGCGCCCGCCGCCGCCATCAGCAGCGGCAGTTCGAAGTACCCACGCAGCAGCATGGGCGAAGCGAAGCCGATCGCCAGCGAGCCCAATGCCCCGCCTGCCGCGACATGTGTCCAGTAGCTGGTGATCCGCTCCCGCTCCGGCTTCACTGCCGCCAGCTCGCCGTGGCAGAACAGGCACAGGACGAACAATCCGCCGGCGTAGAGCGCCACTTTAAGGGCCAGCGCGGCTTGCAGGTCCAGGTACAACATCGCGCCCGCCATCATCAGCAGGCCCGTCAGCCCCATCACACTGCCAAACGAAGGCTTGTACCACTCCCGCTCGAAGACGGCCACGAAACTCATCAGGTACACCAGCAGCGGCACAACCCACAACAACGGCGCCGGAGCCACAATCTGGCACAGGTGCGTCGAGGTCGCCATCAGGAAGGCAGAAGCCAGAGCTGGCCAGGCCAGCCAGCGCGCGCGCATGCGCCACGAAGTTCCGCTGATCAGGCCAACAGGCGGATTGGATGCACCGGAGCGGTAGACCACCGCCGCCGCCAGCATCAGCAGCACGGCCTCAGCGGCAAACGCCCAGCCCCACCACCGTTCCAGTTCCCTAACTCCGAATCGCGCCTCCCAAAACAGAGGAAAGCTCAGCAGCGCCACGGCACAGGCCGCATTCGACCAGGCGGATAGCCTGTACGACCGGCCGTCGGGATTGAGCGTGGCGTGCCAGTGCTGCAAAAGTGGACTGGTTGCCGACAGCAGCAGGTATCGCAGCCCCACCGTGGTGGTCAACGCGTAAATCAGGTGCAGGGATCCACTGCCCGTGGACAACTCGGCCCGCGGCGCCGCCAGGCACCCCAGAACCACGGCTCCGTGGAAAATGGCTTGATGTTTCGGCCGCAGCCAGCGCGTGATCGCGTGCGCGTACAGATAGCCCGCCAGCAGAGCGAACTGGAAGAACAACAGGCAGGCGCTCCAGACCGCGGCCGACCCTCCAAACAACGGAAGCATCTGCTTGCCGGCCAACGGCTGGATGAGAAACAAAAGGAACGCGCTGAGAATGACCGCCGGAGCAAACAGAGACATCTAGTCCTATCGTACCGATCCGGCGGCCACCCTGGTAAAGCGCTTACTTGGGCAGATTGTCGCCGCTCAGCCGCGTGAACCGGTTGATCTGCTTGATCACGATGAAAATCACAAAGGCGACGATGATGAACTGGATGACGATGTTCAGGAAGTTTCCATAGGAGAAAGCCGCCCCCGCCTTCTTCGCTTCCGCCAGGTTGGCGTAGGTCTTTCCATCCAGCGCGATGTAGCGCGAGGCAAGGTCACCCTGTACCCCGCCCAGCACCAATCCAATCAGCGGATTGATGATGTCCTCCACGAGCGACGCCGTGATTTTGGCGAACGCTCCGCCGATCACGACACCGATAGCCAGGTCCAGTACGTTGCCCTTCAGGGCAAACTCTTTAAACTCTGCGAGCATTCCCATGGCCTGAAAGTGTAACACGGCCTGTCAACCGGACATTGCCCTCTTTTCGTTTGTAGTGAACACCTTATCCAGATACTTCCGTGCAGATTTCGCCTCGTCAGAGGCCGGCCAATATTGGATCGCCGACCGGTACGCCGCCCTCGCTTCCGCTCTCCTCCCTTTCAGGTCAAGACACTGCCCCAGACGCAGCCACGCCGTCACACCCGAGTTCGGATCCAGCGCCTGCGCCCGCCGGGTCGCCTTCCGCAAATGGACAATCGCCGCGTCCGGGTCGTCATACCAGAACAGCAGGTTCCCGCGCGCAAACTCGATCCGCTCCACCGGCAGCGACTGGAAGCCGGGCGCATTCGACTTCTTCAGCTCCTCCACCCGGTCCAGCGCACTCCAGGCGTTGTCCTTATCGCCGAGATCCGCATACATCTGCGACAACTCGAACAGAACCAGAAAGTTCCGGGGGAACTCCGAGCGCAGCTTCTCGCAGATCTGCACCGCATCGCCCGGCCGCCGCTCCCTCCGGGCCGCAATGCCCAACAGGATCTCGGCATCCACCCGGTTGTACTTGCCCTTCTCCGCCACAATCTGCACCGTCCGGATGCCCTGCTGCCGGTCGCCATGGAAACCAGCCAGAAAGCCCAGCACCTTATACGCAAAGGGCAGCGATCCCACGACGTAGTCGTGCATGCCCTGCATCATCAGGGCATCTATATTGGTGGGATCGAGTTCGTACACACGGTTGTGCAGTTTCCGGCCCGCCGTCATGTCCCGCAGCGAATCCAGCCACTCTTTCTTGACCAGATAGTTGTAGGTACCGCGTAGCCCCAGCGCAACCCCTTGCGCATAAAGGGCATTGGTGTCATCGGGATTCTCCGCCAGCAACGCCTGCGACAGCCGCGAACACTCGTTCAGCGCATTCTCAAAGAGCGTCTCCTCCGCCGGAGTGGGCTCCATCTTGGGCCGTCGCAGGAACGGGTTCCCGCCCGTCACCATCTCAGTCTCCAGGGCTCCGGCCCGGAACATCAGGCTGAACAGCACGGCCTGGGCCAGGTGATTCCGCCGGTTCGGATCCAGCGGAGCCGCCTCCACCGCCTTCTGAAAGGTCGCGATCGCCTCGGGGTACTCCAGGTTGTAGAAATGGTCGTAGCCCTTCTGGACAAGTGGGTCCATTTCAGGCCACAGCGCTGCCTGCGCCACCAGCAGCAGGGCGAGTCCGCCGGTCACGTCTCCTCCTCCAGCCGCGCCAGCGCCCATTCCGCATGAGTCCGGACGCTTTCGTCCTCGATCTCCGCAAGCCGCTGCAAATGCTCGCGATAGCGAGGATCACGGGCATTCCCCATGGCGGTCGCCACGTTCCTCAGCAACCCGGAATACTTCGTCCGCCACAGCGGCGTCTTGCGGAATCGGGCCCGGAACTCCTCCGGCGACAAGGCCGCCAATTCGGCCGGATCCGGGTCCGCATTCGCTGGCTGAAATGCCGCCTCCCCGGTTACCGGAGCCCGCCGGTTCCACGGACACACCTCCTGGCAGATGTCACACCCGAAGACGTGTCCGCCGGACGCCGCGCGGTGTTCCTCCGGCAGCACTCCGCGCTGCTCAATTGTCCAGGTGGAGATGCACTGCCGCCCGTCCAGCCGCCAACCGCCCTCTCCGTCCGGCACCAGGGCCTGCGTCGGACAGGCGTCGATGCAGCGCCGGCAGCTGCCGCACCGGTCCGGCGGCGGCATATCCGGCGTAAGTTTAAGGGAAATCAGCACTTCCCCCAGGAAGAACCACGACCCCGCCGGCTGGTTGATGAGGCAGGTATTGCGGCCGATCCAGCCCAGGCCGGCCTCCCGCGCCAGCGACCGCTCCAGTACCGGAGCCGTATCCACGCAGATCCTGTACTCGAATGAGCCCCAAGCACTTAGGAGTTCATCCACCATCCCCTGCAGCGCCCGCCGCAGCACGTCGTGGTAATCCTCCGGTCCCCACGCATAGCGGGATATGGCGCTACCCGAGGGCCCATTCGTGTTGTAGAGCCGCCCCACGCACAGCACGGACCGCGCCGACGGCAGCAACGACCGCGGATCCGCCCGCAACGCAGCGCGGTGATCGGTCAGGTACTCCATAGGGCCCGCCATTCCGTCACTAACCCATTGTTGATAAACGGGATAGTCCGCTACGGCCCCAGCCTGAGCCACGCCGCAAAGCGCGAATCCGGCCCGTTGGGCGGCGGCGGCGAATGCGGCCCGGTCCGGAGTCATGGGAATCAGCGGTATCTCCTCTGGAATCATGCTACTATGCCGCGGTGTCAGACACACCACCGGCGGGTGAATCCGAACCTTGCCGTTTAACCCCCATAATCCCCATCCAAGCGTCAAACGGCACAGTTCGATGGAGAGCCGTAGGCTCTATGAAGGATCCTGCATACAATTCTATTGAGCAAAGCCGCGTGAACTGTCCGCGGAAGTCAAAGTTTTTAGTAGTGCAGAGCGCTTAGCGTCCTCCAAACGATATTAGGAGTCCATCCAAAAAATGCATAAGCCGATCAAGTACGTGGAGAAGGCAGCAACCTTGGCGGCCAAGGCTGCCTGGCAGGTTTTCGATTCCCTGAACCAGATCAGCCCGAACCCCGGCTTCACGCCGAAGTGGTCCGAGAAGCCGCTGTTGAAGTCCTACGAAAAGATGAAGCCCAAGATGGGCTGGCCCCGTACCACCGATTCGCTTTGCCCCAAGTGCATTCCTGAAGTTCGTCAGGAGATCATCGACGGCAAGAAGGATGTCAGCATCCTGGTGAATCAGCGTCCTGGCGAGATCAAGGCCCAGATCATCGAACGCGATGGGAAGATCCTGATGGTCAAGGATTGCCCCATCCACGGTCACTTCGAAGACGTGATGGCGATCGATCCGGCGTTCTTCAAGCACCTCGAAGACGTCTTCCCGGGCCGCGACATCCGCGCCCACAACGATGCCGACCTGCACAAGCACGGCTCGTCCACCATCACCCACGGCCGCGGTTCGGTCCTCACCATCGACCTCACCAACCGCTGCAACATGATGTGCGACCCCTGCTTCATGGACGCCAACCAGGTTGGCTTCGTCCATGAGCTGAGCTGGGAAGACATCAAGACGATGCTCGACAACGCCCTGAAGATCAAGCCCCGGCGCCAGATGTCGGTGCAGTTCTCCGGCGGCGAGCCGACGCTGTCGCCTTACTTCCTGGATGCGGTCCGCTACTGCAAGAAGGTTGGCTACAACTCAGTTCAGGCCGCCACCAACGGCATCGAGTTCGCCAAGTCGAAGGAATTCGCGGCGCAGGCGGCCGAGGCCGGCCTCCGCTACGCTTACCTCCAGTTCGACGGCGTCGGCAACGCCGCCAACTCGCACCGCGCCGTCGGCAACCTGTTTGACGTGAAGCTGCGTGCCATCGAGAACCTCCACTCGGCCGGCGTCGACATCGTCCCCGTCATCACCATCATTAACGGCATCAATAACGAGCAGGTGGGCCGCGTCGTCCAGTTCGCCCTGGACAACCCGAAGAAGATCTCCTTCCTCAGCTTCCAGCCCGTTTCCTTCACCGGCCGCGATGAAGCCGTCACGGAAGACCGCCGCGCCGCCCAGCGCTACACGCTGTCGCACCTGGCGCACGACGTGAAGAACCAGACCGGCATCGGCGAGCCGACCCGCGACTGGTACCCGATCT encodes the following:
- a CDS encoding radical SAM protein, whose protein sequence is MIAWGAVHKDHPIMAHIIPIRRCNLSCTYCNEYDDFSKPVDTEVMLQRVDDLGRLGTSIITISGGEPLLHPELDQIIRRIRNTGAVTGLITNGYLLTAERIQRLNNAGLDHMQISIDNVMPDDVSKKSLKVLDKKLQLLAQHAIFHVNINSVVGGGIKNPDEALVIAKRAIQLGFSSTIGIIHDGGGQLKPLSPKEREIYLAVKALEKRNFSQLSFFQEKIANGQPNDWRCRAGARYIYVCEDGLVHYCSQQRGYPAKPLRDYTVTDIRREYNTEKACSPHCTVSCVHYVSYFDSWRSPQTLPDTRPFEQQPEQPLVRIQSASR
- a CDS encoding thiol-disulfide oxidoreductase DCC family protein; amino-acid sequence: MNVPETFPDCRVSTVRNVLLWDGECGFCASSVEWLHRHSQRPVAAQPVQSLLSELPETVRATARQQVLWIGAGGEILGGSRAVTAVLRASGHPAEAAILQAFQPLTRWAYRLIARHRARLGAAACNLPPGA
- a CDS encoding phosphoesterase, with the protein product MKLRVLYHDHCFDGAASAAFFSRFTGERFYPGAEFAYTGMAHKASQLFEDSLFDGDENAIVDFKYSNNDRLSWWFDHHQSAFLSHSDQLDYEGKKDQRRFYFDPTYRSCTEFIAHVARTTYGYEAVDLAELVHWAGIIDGACYKSAGEAVAMAEPAMKLTLVIEASKGSELVQRIIRMMQTKKLAEIMADPEICATFQPLHERHVRSIDVIGRLGHCTDGVIYFDVADYDMEGYNKFVPYSLFPQATYTVSVSLASFRTKVSVGSNPWAPAEPTHNLATICERYGGGGHPRVGAISFEPSQVEEARRVAREIVLELRS
- a CDS encoding fused MFS/spermidine synthase yields the protein MSLFAPAVILSAFLLFLIQPLAGKQMLPLFGGSAAVWSACLLFFQFALLAGYLYAHAITRWLRPKHQAIFHGAVVLGCLAAPRAELSTGSGSLHLIYALTTTVGLRYLLLSATSPLLQHWHATLNPDGRSYRLSAWSNAACAVALLSFPLFWEARFGVRELERWWGWAFAAEAVLLMLAAAVVYRSGASNPPVGLISGTSWRMRARWLAWPALASAFLMATSTHLCQIVAPAPLLWVVPLLVYLMSFVAVFEREWYKPSFGSVMGLTGLLMMAGAMLYLDLQAALALKVALYAGGLFVLCLFCHGELAAVKPERERITSYWTHVAAGGALGSLAIGFASPMLLRGYFELPLLMAAAGALCFWRMRRLSRFVRQGAAIAAVLAATPALALVTGYYSGLVEAGRNFYGSLRILDEPARAGRPPMRKMLNGLVTHGTQFQGVDREMEPTTYYGRMSGAGLELSRSGGPRHVGVIGLGAGTLAAYGRPGDRFRFYEINPLVIEIAKRDFTYLRRTEAAVEVVEGDARLTLAEESPQGFDLLLVDAFSGDSIPAHLLTREAFTVYRRHLKPDGVLALHVSNQFLDLEPEVRALAADAGLNCSRVANSAQPEAGVFGAVWMVVHGPARAGESGHGFPVWTDDWSSVLAVLK
- a CDS encoding tetratricopeptide repeat protein; translation: MTGGLALLLVAQAALWPEMDPLVQKGYDHFYNLEYPEAIATFQKAVEAAPLDPNRRNHLAQAVLFSLMFRAGALETEMVTGGNPFLRRPKMEPTPAEETLFENALNECSRLSQALLAENPDDTNALYAQGVALGLRGTYNYLVKKEWLDSLRDMTAGRKLHNRVYELDPTNIDALMMQGMHDYVVGSLPFAYKVLGFLAGFHGDRQQGIRTVQIVAEKGKYNRVDAEILLGIAARRERRPGDAVQICEKLRSEFPRNFLVLFELSQMYADLGDKDNAWSALDRVEELKKSNAPGFQSLPVERIEFARGNLLFWYDDPDAAIVHLRKATRRAQALDPNSGVTAWLRLGQCLDLKGRRAEARAAYRSAIQYWPASDEAKSARKYLDKVFTTNEKRAMSG
- the queG gene encoding tRNA epoxyqueuosine(34) reductase QueG — protein: MTPDRAAFAAAAQRAGFALCGVAQAGAVADYPVYQQWVSDGMAGPMEYLTDHRAALRADPRSLLPSARSVLCVGRLYNTNGPSGSAISRYAWGPEDYHDVLRRALQGMVDELLSAWGSFEYRICVDTAPVLERSLAREAGLGWIGRNTCLINQPAGSWFFLGEVLISLKLTPDMPPPDRCGSCRRCIDACPTQALVPDGEGGWRLDGRQCISTWTIEQRGVLPEEHRAASGGHVFGCDICQEVCPWNRRAPVTGEAAFQPANADPDPAELAALSPEEFRARFRKTPLWRTKYSGLLRNVATAMGNARDPRYREHLQRLAEIEDESVRTHAEWALARLEEET
- a CDS encoding radical SAM protein: MHKPIKYVEKAATLAAKAAWQVFDSLNQISPNPGFTPKWSEKPLLKSYEKMKPKMGWPRTTDSLCPKCIPEVRQEIIDGKKDVSILVNQRPGEIKAQIIERDGKILMVKDCPIHGHFEDVMAIDPAFFKHLEDVFPGRDIRAHNDADLHKHGSSTITHGRGSVLTIDLTNRCNMMCDPCFMDANQVGFVHELSWEDIKTMLDNALKIKPRRQMSVQFSGGEPTLSPYFLDAVRYCKKVGYNSVQAATNGIEFAKSKEFAAQAAEAGLRYAYLQFDGVGNAANSHRAVGNLFDVKLRAIENLHSAGVDIVPVITIINGINNEQVGRVVQFALDNPKKISFLSFQPVSFTGRDEAVTEDRRAAQRYTLSHLAHDVKNQTGIGEPTRDWYPISFMSTFSDWADLIHGPQAEWGQLSCGCHPNCGIGMAVMVDKETKESVPVTKFLNGDRLSKDIARVNDAARGRKLSVVGMALALMRNYDPFQSPTHFKLSDLLKKFDKTFGATGRNYGSVKGDRTLTDIERRRRDRWNFLFIAGMWFQDLFNYDFRRTEQCIIPYATQEGEISFCAYNTGVGWRNIVEKMHMTATLTKWYDEHGRHEIFAGGKNVKLNTTDHRLVLREELVTNEVQHDLDNLGIAKTAREEKIRSRDQKLRLAQEAENAKMMELYKKHVLKEPESNLVQIGGIQPAAPKAEETTGALGD